A genome region from Oscillospiraceae bacterium includes the following:
- a CDS encoding sugar ABC transporter ATP-binding protein — protein sequence MQEILEMKDIVKTFPGVRALDNVNLTVREGEIHALVGENGAGKSTLMNVISGVYPHGTYEGDIIFKGEACQFGGIKDSERMGIVIIHQELALVPYLTIGENMFLGNENGSAFSIDWDQTFHKADELLKIVGLHESSQTLISDISVGKQQLVEIAKALAKKVRLLILDEPTASLNESDSQKLLELIKELKSKGVTSIIISHKLSEISGIADKITIIRDGATIETLVKGVDEISEARIVKSMVGREITDRFPKRRRNIGDIRFEIKDWTVCHPQYTERKVCDDVSMNVREGEVVGISGLMGAGRTELAMSVFGHSYGVDIKGKLLINGKETRLTSAKAAIDAKLAYVTEDRKGNGLILDASLRENITLAKMGKVSRRQVIDPDLEAAAANEYKDKLRVKCAGIEQFIGNLSGGNQQKALVGKWMFAEPEILILDEPTRGIDVGAKYEIYCIINDLVAEGKSVLFISSEMPEILGMCDRIYVMNEGRVVGEFDRSEATQETIMSRILQSIKELD from the coding sequence GGGGTCTATCCGCACGGTACATATGAGGGCGACATCATCTTCAAAGGCGAGGCCTGCCAGTTCGGCGGCATCAAAGACAGCGAGCGTATGGGAATCGTCATCATCCATCAGGAACTGGCGCTTGTGCCCTATCTTACCATTGGCGAAAACATGTTCCTTGGCAATGAAAACGGCTCGGCTTTCAGTATTGACTGGGATCAAACGTTCCACAAAGCCGATGAATTGCTGAAGATTGTCGGGCTCCATGAATCTTCCCAGACGCTCATCAGCGATATCAGCGTTGGCAAACAGCAGCTTGTGGAAATTGCCAAAGCCCTCGCAAAAAAAGTGAGGCTGCTGATACTCGACGAACCAACAGCCTCTCTGAACGAATCGGATTCGCAGAAACTGCTTGAGCTGATAAAAGAGTTGAAAAGCAAGGGTGTAACGTCGATTATCATATCCCACAAGCTCAGTGAAATTTCGGGCATTGCCGACAAGATTACAATCATCCGCGACGGCGCGACGATTGAGACGCTTGTCAAAGGCGTTGATGAGATCAGTGAGGCGCGTATCGTCAAAAGCATGGTCGGGCGCGAAATAACCGACCGTTTCCCGAAACGCCGCCGAAACATAGGCGATATCCGGTTTGAGATAAAAGACTGGACCGTCTGTCACCCGCAATATACCGAGCGCAAGGTGTGCGACGACGTCAGCATGAATGTACGCGAGGGCGAAGTCGTGGGGATAAGCGGGCTTATGGGCGCCGGACGCACAGAGTTGGCGATGAGTGTGTTTGGGCACAGTTATGGTGTGGATATAAAAGGGAAACTCCTCATCAATGGCAAAGAAACGCGCCTGACCAGTGCGAAAGCCGCGATAGACGCCAAACTGGCGTATGTGACCGAGGATAGAAAAGGGAACGGACTTATCCTCGATGCGTCATTGCGCGAAAACATCACGCTTGCCAAGATGGGGAAAGTCAGCCGCCGGCAGGTGATCGACCCTGACTTGGAAGCGGCGGCGGCCAATGAATACAAAGATAAGCTGCGCGTCAAATGCGCAGGCATAGAACAGTTCATCGGCAACCTTTCGGGCGGCAATCAGCAAAAGGCGCTGGTGGGCAAATGGATGTTCGCGGAGCCTGAGATACTGATCCTCGACGAACCGACGCGCGGAATCGACGTCGGCGCAAAATACGAGATTTACTGTATCATAAACGATCTGGTGGCCGAAGGCAAGTCGGTGCTGTTCATATCGTCGGAGATGCCGGAAATCCTGGGGATGTGCGACCGTATATACGTCATGAACGAAGGGCGCGTCGTCGGCGAATTTGACAGAAGTGAAGCTACGCAGGAAACGATCATGTCCCGTATACTCCAATCAATAAAGGAGTTAGATTAA
- the xylA gene encoding xylose isomerase, which produces MVEIFQTIPQIPYEGPSGANPLSFKFYDPEERIQGKTMREHLKFAMSYWHTLCGNGTDMFGVGTADKAFGGESPMDIYKQKAYAGFELMDKLGIDYFCFHDRDIAPEGASLSETNSRIDEITDLIESLMKEHGKKLLWGTANLFGHPRYMHGAGTAPNADVFAFAAAQIKKAIEITVRLGGTGYVFWGGREGYETLLNTDVAFELENMANLMRMAVSYARSLGFAGDFYIEPKPKEPTKHQYDFDAATAANFLRAYGLHKDFKLNIEANHATLAGHTFQHELRIARVNDMFGSIDANQGDTLLGWDTDQFPTNVYDTTLCMLEVLQEGGFTNGGLNFDAKARRGSFTHEDIFLSYIAGMDAFAVGLRAADKIMADGRLDAFVRDRYASYRSGVGADIVSGKATLAQLEEYALSLGEVTTNTSGRQEYLESILNSVMLGQ; this is translated from the coding sequence ATGGTGGAGATTTTTCAAACGATTCCCCAGATACCTTATGAGGGACCATCCGGCGCCAACCCGCTGTCATTTAAATTTTATGATCCGGAGGAACGTATCCAGGGCAAAACCATGCGCGAGCACCTGAAATTTGCCATGTCGTATTGGCATACGCTTTGCGGCAACGGCACTGACATGTTTGGCGTGGGTACGGCTGACAAAGCATTCGGCGGCGAATCGCCCATGGATATTTATAAACAAAAAGCGTATGCGGGGTTCGAGTTGATGGACAAGCTCGGCATTGACTACTTCTGTTTTCACGATCGCGACATCGCCCCCGAAGGCGCTTCGCTCAGTGAGACAAATTCGCGCATTGACGAGATAACGGACCTCATAGAGTCCCTGATGAAAGAACACGGGAAGAAACTGCTCTGGGGCACCGCGAATCTGTTTGGGCATCCGCGGTACATGCATGGCGCGGGCACGGCGCCCAACGCGGACGTTTTCGCGTTCGCCGCCGCTCAGATCAAAAAGGCGATCGAGATCACCGTGCGGCTTGGCGGTACAGGGTATGTCTTCTGGGGCGGGCGCGAAGGGTACGAAACACTTCTGAATACCGACGTCGCTTTCGAGCTTGAGAATATGGCGAATTTAATGCGTATGGCCGTCTCTTACGCCCGGTCTTTGGGCTTTGCGGGCGATTTCTACATTGAACCAAAACCGAAAGAGCCAACAAAGCATCAGTACGACTTCGATGCGGCGACCGCGGCCAATTTCCTGCGCGCTTACGGCCTTCACAAAGACTTCAAGTTGAACATAGAAGCCAATCACGCGACGCTGGCCGGGCACACGTTCCAGCATGAGCTGCGCATCGCGCGCGTAAACGATATGTTTGGCTCTATAGACGCCAACCAGGGGGATACGCTTTTGGGCTGGGATACCGACCAATTCCCAACCAACGTTTACGACACGACGCTGTGTATGCTGGAAGTGCTGCAGGAGGGCGGTTTTACAAACGGCGGTCTCAATTTTGACGCCAAGGCGCGCCGCGGGTCGTTTACACACGAAGACATTTTCCTGTCTTACATAGCCGGCATGGACGCTTTTGCGGTGGGCCTTCGGGCGGCTGATAAGATCATGGCGGACGGCAGGCTTGACGCGTTCGTCCGCGACAGGTACGCGAGCTACCGGTCAGGCGTAGGCGCCGACATCGTATCGGGCAAGGCGACGCTCGCCCAGCTTGAGGAATACGCACTTTCTCTTGGAGAAGTGACAACCAATACAAGCGGACGGCAAGAGTATTTAGAAAGTATATTAAACAGCGTCATGCTTGGGCAATAG
- a CDS encoding family 43 glycosylhydrolase, whose translation MKKAKVNGLISMFLALAMLCSLTVIYAPMVFAEVTPGTGVIVDATNVTMDDGTRIAETVTLRCVRTGNANIAPPAAGAEWNFDYGGNSAIAVENNEPGTTYANGNGGWIKWSNVDLKGGVASYKLCIASNGTSRTFDVRISKPGEGLAAAVSLGRLTATGLATNWTARWVRYPSASIAGQNPPFIHANTNNYNAPAEDPSWATIADSQLDGICDVYYIFPNADSQFLRLSLTLKGEPSAPDGPYQGNVVFNAAPVASAAATLQNLATGATLTPTADGMSFDNVAPGTYGYTVNAAGYNAKIGTVDVTGAHTAAAPLIKNLLMWPKPASPQDTLNLLGSAWNDINTTNTNGTPSWSNGSYIEFISTGTWFKWSNVDLKGGITSWESNLASGNVGNYSLDLYVAPTGSTPTGISPNKAIPDAAQSLGVQSIAAVAGSTGWGAPGITARYPAEGDIADPIQTGLSDVYVRCGGGDFNLSRVVLNLKSATSAPAQAYDIAIAARPYDTAVSVTSMDGGTTYQPQADGKTYNLEMGFYKYSATADGHIARVNQVFMVDKSKKIYVVLPPSGGVNNRFEAEDITSANRPGSTIQNSAQYSGEQAIALGAAADNWATFSDIASEYSGIAEVKIRYAGVTSGYINVKANNETPKTVALDASGTIVVYMDVTDGNNSIRISAVPAGFVLDCVDVWSLTTAGSVDPSEMDEPYVWTKNPVIKSIYTADPEAHVWPTNTGKLMLYPSHDRYPQAGCDRMDMYHVFSTYDLTNFEDEGEILRRADLGSWASKGTGVNASTFMWAPDAAYYDGYYYFYNPVTGTYNSMSTWETSVVRSIYPDRDFEQIPASDVQANPGKEWSGYIRDSGSTDGYSNMYDVCVRVYDDRIYMYNGASQTLWQGELKSDMVTVVGGKLTLVSTDNRTTANNQGDPGAYQRLPSYHEGPSAFRRNGIYYLIYPGGIGSVGGLGGDSFHYATATGPLGPWTYRGVFFNPHGTTTSHGSVVEFKGEYYWVYHTGNMLPNSSDQTRSVCMDKLVFDDALTFDDGTKGAIVRFTRTFEGVPGLDDVAYEKPTGVKYGPSETANDNVIWGSGITKNKDTAAGNGGWILNNVGGGASADTAVTLTFNLEKAQRARLRFHYATTSDMPKLNLTVNNVDHNTINFPRTGGKSFFSDMEFTPRKLQAGLNTIVLGGSGAASSSQIGGSIRLNYIEVIPLDEEEPTGLEVRRSGNHASVINYEAKETAAIDTKLILAVYDENGRLAYVGTDDVTASPKRAKTTVFDVDLKEFEGSEVKTFAWDPATYVPTANCDFTEITMHDEYELGHAPNSQ comes from the coding sequence ATGAAAAAAGCCAAAGTCAACGGGCTCATAAGCATGTTTTTAGCGCTGGCCATGCTGTGTTCGCTCACAGTTATCTACGCACCCATGGTTTTTGCGGAAGTGACGCCGGGCACGGGGGTTATTGTCGATGCCACCAACGTCACCATGGACGATGGGACCAGGATTGCGGAGACAGTAACGCTGAGATGTGTGCGGACCGGCAATGCGAACATCGCGCCCCCCGCAGCCGGTGCGGAGTGGAACTTTGATTATGGTGGAAACTCCGCAATCGCCGTCGAAAATAATGAGCCGGGCACAACATATGCCAATGGCAACGGCGGTTGGATCAAATGGTCCAACGTTGATCTGAAAGGCGGGGTCGCAAGCTATAAACTGTGTATAGCGTCAAACGGCACGAGCAGGACGTTTGATGTGCGTATATCAAAGCCTGGCGAAGGCCTTGCCGCTGCTGTTTCTTTGGGAAGGCTTACCGCGACCGGACTCGCAACCAACTGGACTGCGCGCTGGGTCAGATACCCGTCGGCCAGCATCGCCGGTCAAAATCCTCCATTTATCCATGCCAATACCAACAATTATAACGCCCCCGCCGAAGACCCGTCTTGGGCGACCATAGCAGACTCGCAGCTCGACGGGATATGCGACGTATACTATATTTTCCCGAACGCAGACAGCCAATTTCTTCGCTTGTCGCTGACGCTTAAAGGGGAGCCTTCCGCTCCGGACGGGCCCTATCAAGGGAACGTGGTGTTTAATGCCGCTCCGGTGGCTTCGGCAGCGGCGACTCTGCAAAACCTCGCCACCGGCGCGACGCTCACACCGACTGCCGACGGCATGTCATTTGACAATGTGGCGCCCGGAACGTACGGATATACTGTGAATGCGGCGGGTTACAATGCGAAGATTGGCACGGTGGATGTCACGGGCGCACACACGGCCGCCGCGCCGCTGATCAAAAATCTCCTGATGTGGCCTAAACCGGCTTCTCCTCAGGACACACTGAATCTCCTCGGCAGTGCTTGGAATGACATCAATACTACCAATACCAACGGTACGCCGAGCTGGTCAAATGGCAGCTATATTGAGTTCATCAGCACGGGCACCTGGTTCAAATGGAGCAACGTTGACCTGAAGGGCGGCATAACGTCTTGGGAGTCGAATCTCGCGAGCGGAAACGTTGGAAATTATAGCCTTGACCTGTACGTCGCGCCGACCGGCAGCACGCCGACCGGCATCTCGCCGAACAAAGCGATCCCCGATGCTGCGCAAAGCCTTGGGGTTCAAAGTATTGCCGCAGTCGCCGGCTCGACCGGATGGGGGGCCCCAGGCATAACCGCCAGGTATCCCGCAGAGGGGGACATCGCCGACCCGATACAGACAGGGCTCAGCGACGTCTATGTCAGGTGTGGCGGCGGCGACTTCAACCTCAGCCGTGTGGTCCTGAATTTGAAATCCGCCACATCTGCCCCGGCGCAAGCGTACGACATCGCCATCGCCGCAAGGCCCTATGACACGGCGGTCAGCGTGACAAGTATGGATGGCGGCACCACATATCAGCCCCAGGCGGACGGAAAAACGTACAACCTTGAGATGGGGTTCTACAAGTACAGCGCGACGGCGGACGGCCACATAGCCAGGGTGAATCAGGTGTTTATGGTAGATAAATCGAAGAAGATTTATGTGGTTCTCCCCCCTTCGGGCGGCGTGAATAACCGCTTTGAAGCGGAAGACATCACATCTGCCAACCGCCCCGGTTCAACCATCCAAAATAGCGCCCAATATTCCGGAGAGCAGGCGATCGCTCTCGGCGCTGCGGCCGACAACTGGGCCACATTTAGTGACATAGCAAGTGAATACTCCGGAATTGCCGAGGTCAAAATACGCTACGCTGGCGTTACATCGGGTTATATCAATGTAAAAGCCAACAACGAGACGCCCAAAACGGTCGCTTTGGATGCCAGCGGCACGATTGTCGTCTATATGGATGTGACGGATGGGAACAATTCAATCCGCATCAGCGCCGTGCCGGCCGGTTTTGTTTTGGACTGCGTCGACGTCTGGTCTCTCACAACGGCAGGCTCGGTAGATCCAAGCGAGATGGATGAACCCTATGTCTGGACGAAAAATCCGGTGATAAAGAGCATATACACAGCGGACCCGGAAGCGCACGTGTGGCCGACCAACACAGGCAAACTCATGCTTTATCCGTCGCACGACCGCTATCCGCAGGCCGGGTGCGACCGCATGGACATGTACCATGTGTTTTCAACCTATGACCTGACCAACTTCGAAGATGAAGGCGAGATTCTGCGCCGCGCCGATCTTGGCAGCTGGGCGTCTAAGGGCACCGGGGTAAATGCGTCCACGTTCATGTGGGCTCCGGACGCCGCCTATTATGACGGGTATTATTATTTCTACAACCCAGTCACCGGTACGTACAACTCCATGTCCACATGGGAGACCAGCGTCGTCAGGAGCATATACCCCGACAGGGACTTCGAGCAGATTCCCGCCAGCGACGTGCAAGCAAACCCCGGCAAGGAGTGGTCGGGCTATATCCGTGATTCCGGCTCCACCGACGGTTATTCCAATATGTACGACGTCTGCGTGCGCGTTTACGACGACAGAATCTATATGTACAACGGCGCCTCGCAGACATTGTGGCAGGGCGAATTGAAATCCGACATGGTGACAGTCGTCGGCGGCAAGCTCACGCTTGTGTCGACGGACAACCGGACGACCGCCAACAATCAGGGAGATCCGGGCGCGTATCAACGGCTGCCCAGCTATCACGAAGGTCCGTCCGCCTTCAGAAGAAATGGAATATATTACCTTATTTATCCGGGCGGCATCGGATCGGTAGGCGGTTTGGGCGGCGACTCATTCCACTATGCCACGGCGACAGGACCGCTGGGCCCATGGACGTACAGAGGCGTATTCTTTAACCCGCACGGCACGACGACGTCCCACGGTTCTGTGGTGGAATTCAAAGGCGAGTATTATTGGGTTTACCACACGGGCAACATGCTTCCAAACTCCTCGGACCAGACCAGGAGCGTCTGCATGGACAAATTGGTGTTCGACGATGCGCTCACGTTTGACGACGGAACCAAGGGCGCGATCGTCAGGTTCACCAGAACCTTCGAGGGTGTTCCGGGGTTGGACGACGTGGCGTACGAGAAGCCGACAGGCGTCAAGTACGGCCCGTCCGAGACGGCGAACGACAACGTGATTTGGGGTTCCGGCATTACAAAGAACAAGGACACGGCGGCGGGCAACGGCGGCTGGATCCTGAACAATGTGGGCGGCGGCGCCAGCGCCGACACCGCGGTCACATTGACATTCAATCTCGAAAAAGCCCAGAGAGCCAGGCTCAGATTCCATTACGCGACGACAAGCGATATGCCGAAGCTGAACCTGACGGTAAACAATGTGGATCACAACACGATCAACTTCCCGAGGACCGGCGGAAAGTCGTTCTTCTCAGACATGGAGTTTACCCCCAGAAAGCTTCAGGCCGGCCTCAATACGATCGTCCTGGGTGGCTCCGGCGCCGCTTCCAGCAGCCAAATCGGCGGCAGCATCAGGCTCAACTACATCGAAGTCATCCCGCTGGATGAAGAGGAGCCCACAGGTCTCGAGGTCAGAAGGTCCGGAAACCATGCCAGCGTGATCAACTACGAGGCAAAAGAGACCGCCGCCATTGACACGAAGCTGATTCTCGCTGTTTATGATGAGAATGGCAGACTGGCGTACGTGGGAACGGACGATGTAACGGCCTCTCCGAAACGCGCAAAGACGACGGTGTTTGATGTGGATCTGAAGGAATTCGAAGGCAGCGAGGTAAAGACGTTCGCTTGGGATCCGGCCACATATGTACCGACCGCCAATTGCGATTTCACGGAAATCACGATGCATGACGAATACGAGTTGGGCCATGCGCCCAACTCGCAGTGA
- a CDS encoding sugar ABC transporter permease → MSDFGRAKTASKLAGIAKKNTMFLALILVIVLFEMLLRATGNGTLFIPSNISNLISQNAYVVILATGMLLCILSGGNIDLSVGAVVVFVGAIAGQMIVTLGMNLYVSAFLCLLVGLAVGAWHGFWIAYVRIPAFIVTLAGMMLWRGAAWIILDGLTISPFPENYLAIFSGFLPVTDNKELVSTITMAVAAAVCVIFVAMQLVGRYTRKKKNYAVEDTATLIGKCVLVCAVVLGVFYFLGQYKGVPVVLIMLTVIVGAYRYYTARTVPGRHLYALGGNEKAAKLSGVNTNKILFISYANMGFLSAFTALVCVGRFSSAFPALGNQYEMDAIASCYIGGASAYGGTGTVFGTLIGAIFMGVLNNGMSLMHVDQNWQMPIKGTVLLIAVAFDVISKKRGRTS, encoded by the coding sequence ATGTCTGATTTCGGAAGGGCTAAAACCGCGTCAAAATTAGCCGGTATCGCTAAAAAGAACACGATGTTTTTGGCGTTGATACTTGTTATCGTGCTGTTTGAGATGCTGCTGCGCGCGACGGGGAACGGCACATTATTCATTCCGTCCAATATTTCAAACCTGATCAGCCAGAACGCGTATGTCGTCATACTGGCGACCGGTATGCTCCTGTGCATATTGTCGGGCGGCAACATCGACCTGTCCGTAGGCGCGGTCGTCGTGTTTGTGGGGGCGATAGCAGGGCAGATGATTGTCACCCTCGGGATGAATCTCTATGTCTCGGCCTTTTTGTGCCTGCTCGTTGGCCTTGCCGTGGGGGCCTGGCATGGATTTTGGATCGCGTACGTCCGTATACCGGCGTTTATCGTGACGCTGGCGGGGATGATGCTATGGCGCGGAGCGGCATGGATCATCCTTGACGGATTGACAATATCCCCGTTCCCTGAGAATTATCTGGCTATTTTCAGCGGCTTTCTGCCTGTGACGGACAACAAGGAGCTTGTAAGCACGATTACAATGGCCGTGGCGGCGGCTGTATGCGTCATTTTTGTCGCCATGCAACTGGTGGGCAGATATACCAGGAAAAAGAAAAACTATGCCGTTGAGGATACGGCGACGCTGATTGGCAAATGTGTGCTTGTTTGCGCGGTTGTTCTCGGCGTTTTCTATTTCTTGGGTCAGTACAAGGGTGTTCCAGTGGTGCTGATTATGCTCACAGTTATCGTGGGCGCGTACAGATACTATACGGCGCGTACAGTGCCGGGGCGGCATCTTTACGCGCTCGGCGGCAACGAAAAGGCCGCGAAACTCTCTGGCGTTAACACAAATAAGATACTATTTATATCCTATGCGAACATGGGGTTTTTATCTGCGTTCACGGCGCTGGTATGTGTGGGACGCTTCTCGTCCGCCTTTCCCGCACTGGGAAACCAGTATGAAATGGACGCGATCGCGTCATGCTACATCGGCGGGGCATCGGCATACGGCGGGACAGGTACCGTCTTTGGGACGCTCATCGGGGCCATCTTCATGGGCGTGCTGAACAACGGCATGTCGCTCATGCATGTGGATCAAAATTGGCAGATGCCGATAAAAGGCACGGTTCTGCTGATTGCTGTGGCGTTTGACGTGATCTCGAAGAAGCGCGGACGCACATCATAA